From a single Sediminibacterium sp. KACHI17 genomic region:
- a CDS encoding metallophosphoesterase, giving the protein MRNAGTLWVIALIMLLLDFYVFQAVRTVTQTLSDKTRMIIHIGYWVLSICTLVALLSFPYIQGLQNSKFYRNYVFAILVGLFFAKLIAALFFLTDDLRRMALWLMSKIFPGTGAQYMSNNGGGIPRSTFLSWLGLGIGGSLFGTLLYGFSNKYNYQIKRLKLSFPNLPAAFRGMKMVHISDIHSGSFQNKKAVDHGIDMILQEKPDLIVFTGDLVNDRASEMEEYKSVFARLKAPMGVFSTLGNHDYGDYVSWPTREEKAANLEALKKTHADMGWRLLMNEHVTFERTGQQIALLGIENWGAKGRFPKYGKMDLAYPGTENIPFKILLSHDPSHWDAQIRTEYTDIDLMLSGHTHGMQFGLENPYFKWSPVQWMYKQWAGLYEEGKQKLYVNRGFGFIGYPGRVGILPEITVIEFA; this is encoded by the coding sequence ATGCGTAATGCCGGTACTCTGTGGGTGATCGCCCTCATCATGCTTTTACTTGATTTTTATGTATTTCAGGCTGTTAGAACGGTCACACAGACCCTTTCAGATAAAACCCGAATGATCATCCATATCGGATATTGGGTATTATCAATATGTACACTGGTTGCATTGTTATCTTTCCCGTACATACAGGGTTTACAGAACTCAAAATTTTACCGGAATTATGTTTTTGCGATTCTGGTTGGGTTATTTTTTGCCAAACTGATTGCCGCACTTTTTTTCCTGACCGATGATCTCAGACGTATGGCTCTTTGGCTGATGAGTAAGATATTCCCGGGTACCGGCGCTCAGTATATGAGTAATAATGGTGGAGGCATTCCTCGTTCTACTTTTTTGAGTTGGTTGGGACTGGGAATAGGAGGGTCATTGTTTGGTACTTTATTATACGGGTTCAGTAACAAATACAATTACCAGATCAAAAGATTAAAACTTTCATTTCCCAATCTGCCGGCGGCTTTTCGCGGAATGAAGATGGTTCATATCAGTGATATTCACAGTGGCAGTTTTCAAAACAAAAAGGCAGTTGATCATGGAATTGATATGATCCTTCAGGAAAAGCCGGATCTGATCGTATTTACAGGAGATCTGGTCAATGATCGTGCTTCTGAAATGGAAGAATATAAATCCGTCTTTGCCCGTTTAAAGGCTCCGATGGGTGTGTTTAGTACATTAGGTAACCATGATTATGGAGATTATGTTTCATGGCCCACACGTGAAGAAAAAGCCGCCAATCTGGAGGCGCTGAAAAAAACTCATGCAGATATGGGATGGCGTTTGCTGATGAATGAACATGTGACATTTGAAAGAACAGGTCAACAAATTGCATTGTTAGGTATAGAGAACTGGGGTGCTAAAGGACGTTTCCCAAAATATGGGAAAATGGATCTCGCGTATCCCGGAACTGAAAATATTCCCTTCAAAATATTGCTAAGTCATGACCCCAGTCATTGGGATGCACAGATCAGAACAGAGTATACAGATATTGATCTGATGCTATCCGGACATACGCATGGGATGCAATTCGGATTAGAGAACCCTTACTTCAAATGGAGTCCCGTTCAATGGATGTACAAGCAATGGGCTGGATTATATGAAGAAGGAAAACAAAAATTATACGTGAATAGAGGCTTTGGTTTTATCGGTTATCCCGGCAGGGTGGGGATATTGCCGGAGATCACAGTGATTGAGTTCGCGTGA
- a CDS encoding GNAT family N-acetyltransferase, whose protein sequence is MHYIFDLSKEYVLENECVLLRPLQRNDCDNLRHFSLNQPEIWTYSLQKAAGEENLKNYIEFAVRAREKGTEYPFIVFDKKNQAYAGSTRFYDIQLQHQTLQLGFTWYGKEFQGTGLNKHCKFLLLQFAFEQIGMERVEFRADFNNKRSIAAMKSIGCVEEGVLRSHANKVEGGRRDSIVLSILKNEWFNTVKENLFQKLHDL, encoded by the coding sequence ATGCATTACATATTTGATCTTTCGAAAGAGTATGTTTTAGAAAATGAATGCGTGTTATTGCGCCCTTTACAACGGAATGATTGCGATAATTTGCGGCATTTTTCGCTGAATCAACCCGAGATATGGACTTATTCCTTGCAAAAAGCAGCAGGAGAGGAAAACCTTAAAAACTATATAGAATTCGCTGTTAGGGCTCGTGAAAAGGGAACCGAATATCCTTTCATTGTTTTTGACAAAAAGAATCAGGCATATGCAGGAAGTACAAGATTTTATGATATTCAGTTACAGCATCAAACACTGCAGTTAGGTTTTACCTGGTATGGAAAAGAATTTCAAGGCACCGGACTGAATAAACATTGTAAGTTCTTGCTCTTACAATTCGCCTTCGAACAGATAGGAATGGAACGTGTAGAGTTTCGAGCAGATTTTAATAACAAACGTAGCATCGCCGCGATGAAAAGTATAGGATGCGTAGAAGAAGGAGTGTTAAGAAGTCATGCAAATAAAGTTGAAGGTGGAAGAAGAGATTCAATAGTCTTGAGTATACTAAAAAATGAATGGTTCAATACCGTAAAAGAAAATCTGTTTCAGAAACTGCATGACTTATGA
- a CDS encoding metal-dependent hydrolase: MKLTYYGHSCFQVEIKGKKILFDPFITYNELAKDIDVNSIEADYIFLSHGHADHIADAVGIAKRTGCTVVSAWEIHEWITKQGIEKSHPMNTGGKWSFDFGTVKCVVAQHSSGLPDGSYGGNPMGFLFMTEEANFYYSGDTALTLDMQLIPAWTQLDFAVLPLGDNFTMDVTDAVRCADFVQCNRVVGVHYNTFGFIKIDTEAAIQTFKSAGKELLLPGIGTTIDL, translated from the coding sequence ATGAAACTGACTTATTATGGACATTCTTGTTTTCAAGTGGAGATCAAAGGAAAAAAGATCCTTTTTGACCCGTTTATTACCTACAATGAGTTGGCGAAAGATATTGATGTGAATAGTATTGAAGCCGACTACATCTTTTTATCTCATGGACATGCTGATCATATTGCCGATGCGGTAGGTATTGCCAAAAGAACAGGCTGCACGGTGGTGAGTGCTTGGGAAATTCATGAATGGATCACAAAACAAGGCATTGAGAAATCTCATCCGATGAATACGGGTGGAAAATGGAGTTTCGATTTTGGAACCGTAAAATGTGTGGTGGCACAGCATAGCAGTGGTTTACCCGATGGCAGTTATGGTGGTAATCCCATGGGTTTTTTATTCATGACAGAAGAAGCTAACTTTTACTATAGTGGTGATACGGCCCTCACATTGGACATGCAATTGATCCCGGCCTGGACCCAGCTTGATTTCGCAGTACTACCCTTGGGTGATAATTTTACCATGGATGTGACAGATGCCGTTCGTTGTGCTGATTTTGTACAATGTAACCGTGTAGTTGGCGTACATTACAATACATTCGGATTTATTAAGATCGATACTGAAGCTGCGATTCAAACATTTAAATCAGCCGGAAAAGAATTGTTATTACCGGGTATCGGAACAACCATTGACCTTTAA
- a CDS encoding DUF2911 domain-containing protein, with protein sequence MRIFPLLILTLCFYSLKAQHQHISGDGYADSVNKGLIAKDTMKGSPKRVSMKTIGDTHIHIEYGSPGVKGRMIWGGLVAYDQVWATGAHNATSIDFSKDVTIGGKKIPKGKYALFTIPGKTEWTIILNTNYQQHLADAYNISEDIVRVKVKPVRKQQVTQRLTYSVIPSGKDAGVMIEWEYLIVTLPIKVH encoded by the coding sequence ATGCGGATTTTTCCTCTATTGATACTTACGCTATGTTTTTATTCACTCAAGGCTCAACATCAACACATTTCTGGAGACGGATATGCTGATAGTGTCAACAAAGGCCTAATCGCTAAGGATACGATGAAGGGTAGTCCGAAAAGAGTATCGATGAAAACGATCGGAGATACACATATCCATATCGAATATGGCTCTCCGGGTGTAAAAGGAAGAATGATCTGGGGTGGATTGGTGGCCTATGATCAGGTATGGGCTACCGGTGCCCATAATGCTACTTCCATTGATTTTTCTAAGGATGTGACCATTGGAGGCAAGAAAATTCCAAAAGGAAAATATGCCCTATTCACCATTCCTGGTAAAACCGAATGGACCATCATCTTGAATACCAACTATCAACAACACCTTGCTGATGCTTACAACATATCGGAAGATATTGTACGCGTAAAAGTAAAACCGGTGAGAAAGCAACAGGTTACCCAGCGACTAACCTATTCAGTAATTCCTTCAGGTAAAGATGCAGGTGTGATGATCGAATGGGAATACCTGATCGTGACCTTGCCAATAAAGGTCCATTAA
- the glmS gene encoding glutamine--fructose-6-phosphate transaminase (isomerizing): MCGIVGYVGHREAYPIVLKGLKRLEYRGYDSSGVALLNNGKLNVYKKKGKVAEMEEDTVGKDVQSHIGIGHTRWATHGEPSDRNAHPHLSQSGELAMIHNGIIENYAHIKQELITKGYTFKSDTDTEVLLNFIEDIKINNNCSLEEALRIALKRIVGAYCILLISKDDPETILAARKGSPLVIGIGKGEHFLASDASPIIEYTKEVVYVNDYEIAIVRPDELILKNLGNEKQTPFITKLDMELAAIEKGGYDHFMIKEIHEQPDTIFDCLRGRLLPQTGQIIMSGVDNHIEALKSAQRILIVACGTSWHAGLIAEYQIEELCRIPVEVEYASEFRYRNPVVNKGDVIIAISQSGETADTLVALESAKEKGAFIFGVVNAVGSSIARLSHAGAYTHAGPEIGVASTKAFTGQLAVLTMMALKIGYAKGTIDEKRYLGLMKELEAIPEKVKEILADTSNIQRIAVKYKDASDFLFLGRGYNFPVALEGALKLKEISYIHAEGYPAAEMKHGPIALVDDKLPVVFVATKDSYYEKIVSNVQEIKARKGMVIAVATQNDEIIPGMADDVMFVPDTDEVIAPLLSCIPLQLLSYYVGVAKGLDVDKPRNLAKSVTVE; encoded by the coding sequence ATGTGCGGTATCGTTGGATACGTAGGCCATAGAGAAGCCTACCCAATAGTATTAAAAGGACTTAAAAGACTGGAATATAGGGGTTATGACAGTTCAGGTGTGGCTTTACTGAATAACGGCAAACTGAATGTTTACAAGAAAAAAGGTAAAGTAGCGGAAATGGAAGAAGATACCGTGGGAAAAGATGTTCAGTCCCACATTGGTATTGGTCATACACGTTGGGCTACACATGGTGAACCCAGTGATCGCAATGCGCATCCTCATTTATCGCAGAGCGGTGAATTAGCCATGATCCATAATGGGATCATTGAGAATTATGCGCATATCAAACAGGAGCTTATCACAAAAGGCTACACGTTTAAAAGTGATACTGATACAGAAGTATTGCTAAACTTTATCGAAGACATCAAGATCAATAATAACTGTTCACTCGAAGAGGCATTACGCATTGCATTGAAACGTATCGTGGGTGCATATTGTATTTTATTGATCTCAAAAGATGATCCGGAAACCATCCTCGCTGCCAGAAAAGGTAGTCCACTGGTAATCGGAATCGGCAAAGGCGAACATTTTCTTGCGAGTGATGCCTCTCCGATCATTGAATACACAAAAGAAGTGGTATATGTGAATGATTATGAGATCGCGATTGTTCGTCCAGATGAATTGATTTTAAAAAATCTGGGTAACGAGAAACAAACACCTTTCATCACCAAACTGGATATGGAATTGGCTGCTATCGAGAAAGGTGGATATGATCACTTCATGATTAAAGAAATTCATGAACAACCAGATACTATTTTTGACTGTTTGCGCGGAAGATTACTGCCTCAGACGGGACAGATCATTATGAGTGGTGTTGACAACCATATTGAAGCATTAAAAAGTGCACAGCGTATCTTGATCGTGGCTTGCGGAACCAGCTGGCACGCAGGTTTGATCGCTGAATACCAGATCGAAGAATTGTGCCGTATACCCGTTGAAGTTGAATATGCATCTGAATTCAGGTATAGAAATCCGGTAGTGAATAAAGGTGATGTGATCATCGCTATTTCTCAAAGTGGTGAAACAGCTGATACATTAGTGGCACTGGAAAGCGCAAAAGAAAAAGGTGCTTTCATCTTTGGTGTTGTGAATGCAGTTGGAAGTAGTATCGCTCGATTGAGTCATGCCGGCGCATATACACACGCCGGACCAGAGATCGGCGTTGCGAGTACCAAGGCATTTACAGGACAGCTCGCTGTTCTCACCATGATGGCATTGAAGATCGGATATGCAAAAGGAACCATTGATGAAAAACGCTATCTCGGATTAATGAAGGAACTGGAAGCCATTCCTGAAAAAGTAAAAGAAATACTTGCAGACACATCTAATATTCAACGAATCGCTGTGAAGTATAAAGATGCAAGTGATTTTCTATTCCTCGGACGTGGATATAACTTTCCGGTGGCACTAGAAGGCGCTTTGAAATTGAAAGAAATCTCTTATATCCATGCAGAAGGATATCCTGCTGCGGAAATGAAACACGGTCCGATTGCCCTAGTCGATGATAAATTACCCGTGGTATTTGTAGCAACAAAAGATTCTTATTACGAAAAGATCGTTTCAAACGTACAGGAGATCAAAGCTAGAAAGGGAATGGTGATCGCTGTCGCCACTCAAAATGATGAGATCATCCCCGGTATGGCGGATGATGTAATGTTTGTTCCGGATACGGATGAAGTGATTGCACCATTATTGAGTTGCATCCCACTGCAATTACTAAGTTATTATGTGGGTGTAGCGAAAGGACTTGATGTAGATAAACCTAGAAATTTGGCTAAGAGTGTTACGGTTGAATAA
- a CDS encoding DUF4954 family protein, translating into MPQNVILKTPLSSLGYQFVSAPFLPKGKDEYYLRNMQNRNGIVYRTLNAYEIEVLVRNRNTSDDWNKILVSDAFNPELVKNCKFFGLVRIGKLEPFCLGFSDLKVPVGLYNSTIISCDFGDNVCIDNVNYLSHYIIGSEVIITNVNELVSTNHAKFGNGIIKEGESEDVRIWMEICNENTGRRVLPFNGMLAGDALLWSRDKDDKVLQDKFRQFTEARFDNKRGYYGKVGDRTVIKNCSIIKDVWVGTDAYIKGANKLKNLTINSGEEGKTQIGEGCEAVNGIIGFGCKMFYGVKAVRFIMASHSQLKYGARLINSYLGHNATISCCEVLNSLIFPAHEQHHNNSFLCAALVMGQSNIAAGATIGSNHNSRGADGEIIMGRGFWPGLCVSLKHNSVFAGFTILTKGDYPSELNIKVPFSLVSNDVSNDQLMVMPGYWFLYNMYALARNAWKYVDRDKRTERIQLIEYDYLAPDTINEMFAALAIMEEATGHAYHKAQHTSRKALSKEEAILTGKQLLLSADKMVDQLEITVDGFENSKRKVILLKTRTAYHLFRDLIRYYGSLHLIEMIQDQKVRTIEAIQKMIPAKNSRNEWVNLGGQLIPKLELTQLKEKIKTGKIKSWEDVHQNYQQLGSRYNKQKALHALASLEEIEEYPLRKLTPQTLQRFLDHTVTVKEWMTKGIHESRAKDYQNPFRKMVYESFAEMNTILGKLEENSFINQQMQELLSFKQKIQSLKRSFKMKA; encoded by the coding sequence ATGCCACAAAACGTCATATTAAAAACCCCATTGTCATCTTTGGGTTATCAGTTTGTCTCTGCACCTTTCTTACCGAAAGGAAAAGATGAATATTACCTGCGCAATATGCAAAACCGAAATGGTATTGTATATCGCACATTGAACGCTTATGAAATTGAGGTTTTGGTTAGAAACCGAAATACCAGCGATGACTGGAATAAGATATTGGTATCAGACGCTTTCAATCCTGAGCTCGTAAAAAACTGTAAGTTTTTCGGACTTGTTCGTATTGGTAAGCTCGAACCATTTTGCTTGGGCTTTAGTGATCTGAAAGTGCCGGTTGGTTTATACAATTCTACTATTATCAGTTGTGATTTTGGCGATAACGTGTGCATCGACAATGTCAACTATTTATCTCATTATATTATTGGCAGTGAGGTCATCATTACAAATGTGAATGAATTAGTATCTACCAATCATGCGAAATTCGGAAATGGTATTATTAAGGAAGGCGAATCAGAAGATGTGAGAATCTGGATGGAGATCTGTAATGAAAATACCGGCAGAAGGGTTTTGCCATTCAATGGTATGCTGGCAGGCGATGCATTGTTGTGGAGTCGGGATAAAGATGACAAGGTATTGCAGGATAAGTTCAGACAATTTACAGAAGCGAGATTTGATAATAAAAGAGGATATTATGGAAAGGTTGGTGATAGAACGGTGATCAAAAACTGTAGTATCATTAAAGATGTATGGGTTGGGACAGATGCTTATATCAAAGGAGCCAACAAGCTCAAGAACCTGACGATCAACTCAGGTGAAGAAGGTAAAACACAGATTGGAGAAGGTTGTGAAGCAGTGAATGGTATCATTGGTTTTGGTTGTAAAATGTTTTATGGTGTTAAAGCGGTTCGCTTTATCATGGCTTCGCATTCTCAATTGAAATATGGAGCCCGATTGATCAACTCTTATCTCGGACACAATGCAACGATCTCTTGTTGTGAAGTATTAAATTCTTTGATCTTTCCGGCACATGAGCAACACCATAATAATTCTTTCTTATGTGCTGCACTAGTAATGGGGCAAAGTAATATTGCTGCAGGTGCTACTATTGGATCGAACCACAATAGCCGAGGTGCAGATGGTGAGATCATTATGGGGCGTGGTTTCTGGCCTGGATTATGTGTAAGTCTGAAACACAATTCTGTATTTGCCGGGTTTACCATTTTGACCAAAGGTGATTATCCATCGGAATTGAATATTAAGGTACCATTCTCGTTGGTGAGTAATGATGTTAGCAATGATCAGTTAATGGTGATGCCGGGATACTGGTTCTTATATAATATGTATGCATTGGCAAGAAATGCATGGAAATATGTAGACAGGGATAAAAGAACTGAGCGTATTCAATTAATAGAATACGACTATCTGGCTCCAGATACCATCAACGAAATGTTTGCAGCACTTGCCATTATGGAAGAAGCGACAGGACATGCTTATCATAAAGCCCAGCATACGAGTCGTAAAGCCTTAAGTAAAGAAGAAGCAATTCTAACCGGCAAACAACTTCTCTTGAGTGCTGATAAAATGGTAGATCAATTAGAAATAACCGTGGATGGATTTGAGAATAGCAAGCGAAAAGTGATTCTCTTAAAAACCAGAACTGCTTATCATTTATTCAGAGATCTGATCCGTTATTATGGCTCCCTCCATTTGATCGAGATGATACAAGACCAAAAAGTGCGTACCATTGAAGCTATTCAAAAAATGATCCCTGCTAAAAATAGCAGAAATGAATGGGTGAATCTGGGCGGACAATTGATTCCTAAACTTGAGCTGACACAATTGAAAGAAAAAATCAAAACAGGGAAGATCAAGTCTTGGGAAGATGTACATCAAAACTATCAACAACTGGGAAGCCGCTACAATAAACAAAAGGCATTACATGCATTGGCATCTTTAGAAGAGATAGAAGAATATCCGCTTCGAAAATTGACACCACAAACACTACAACGATTCCTCGATCATACAGTGACCGTTAAAGAATGGATGACAAAAGGTATTCATGAATCCAGGGCAAAGGACTATCAAAATCCTTTCAGAAAGATGGTCTATGAAAGCTTTGCTGAGATGAATACCATTCTCGGAAAATTGGAAGAGAATAGCTTTATCAATCAACAAATGCAGGAGCTGTTGTCTTTCAAGCAAAAGATCCAATCGCTTAAGAGATCCTTCAAAATGAAAGCATAA
- a CDS encoding TIGR03643 family protein, producing MELLTDKDIDRIIEMAWEDRTPFEAILFQFGLKEKEVIELMRANSKKSSFKMWRKRMAGRFTKHAKLRTEDVSRFKCSRQRTISMNKITKR from the coding sequence ATGGAACTTTTAACAGATAAGGATATTGACCGCATCATCGAGATGGCCTGGGAAGACCGTACCCCTTTTGAGGCCATTTTATTCCAATTCGGTCTGAAAGAAAAGGAAGTGATTGAACTGATGCGTGCCAATAGTAAAAAAAGCAGCTTTAAAATGTGGCGTAAAAGAATGGCTGGTAGATTCACCAAACACGCCAAACTCAGAACAGAAGATGTTAGCCGGTTCAAATGCTCCCGCCAAAGAACCATCAGCATGAATAAAATCACTAAAAGGTGA
- a CDS encoding porin family protein: MKKLFVAVVVLFGTINLVYAQGARVGVKLGTNLNKISGQSFKDGFDLSYHVGGFLELDINRKWGIQPEVLWSQTSTKRTNFNAIYPTEINPFNNNEKIKLDYLSIPVLLRYSVGGILTLNVGPQFGILLNQDKTLLQNGETAFKSGDFSMVAGGQLNFKFLRIYGRYNIGLQNINDIDNKDKWTNQQIQLGLGLRF, translated from the coding sequence ATGAAGAAATTATTTGTAGCAGTCGTTGTATTGTTCGGTACCATCAACTTGGTATATGCTCAGGGAGCAAGGGTTGGCGTTAAACTAGGAACCAACCTGAATAAAATATCCGGTCAATCATTTAAAGATGGATTTGACCTATCTTATCATGTAGGTGGCTTTTTAGAGCTGGATATCAATCGTAAATGGGGAATTCAGCCGGAAGTACTTTGGAGTCAAACAAGTACCAAGAGAACGAATTTTAATGCGATTTATCCTACTGAGATCAACCCTTTCAATAATAATGAAAAGATCAAGCTCGATTATTTATCTATTCCCGTTTTATTGCGCTATTCAGTAGGAGGTATTCTTACATTGAATGTGGGCCCTCAGTTTGGTATTCTACTGAATCAGGATAAAACTTTGTTGCAAAATGGTGAAACGGCTTTTAAATCAGGTGATTTCTCTATGGTAGCCGGGGGGCAACTAAATTTCAAATTCCTCCGTATCTATGGAAGATACAATATCGGCTTACAAAATATCAATGACATTGATAATAAAGATAAGTGGACCAACCAGCAAATTCAACTGGGTTTAGGTTTGCGGTTTTAA